The Desulfovibrio fairfieldensis sequence TGACGTGCGCGAGCTCTTCGCCAAGGCGCGGGAACTCTACGGCACACGGCAGTGGAAGTTGCCGCCGGACGAGGCTCTGGACAAACTCATGGAATTCTTCGCGGCCAGGCTGCGCAATTATTTCCTGAGCCGGGGCCAGGATACCCTGCTGGTGGACGCGGCGTTGAACGCTGGCGCGGCCCAGGTGCCCGACAGCGGCGCGCGCCTGGCGGCGCTGGCGGCCTTCAGCCGGGAACCGGGCTATGCCGAGGCCGTGCAGACCTTTAAGCGGGTGGCCAATATCGTGCGTAAGCAGGCCGCCGCAGAAACGCTGCCCGAGCATTGGGATGCGGCCCTGTTGCGCGAAGCGCCGGAAAAGGCTCTGGCCGAGATCCTGGAAACCTTGCTGCCCCGTCTGGACGCATTCCGGGCTTCCGGCGATCACGGCGCGGCTCTGGCGACCCTCAGAGAGGTGCGCCCGGCTGTGGACGCCTTTTTTGACGGCGTGATGGTCATGTGCGAAGACGCGGCCTTGCGCCGCAACCGCCTGGCCATGCTCCAGGCCTTGGGATCGCGCTTCGCCCGGCTGGCCGATTTCGCGGCCTTGCAGTTGTAAATGGCGCCGGCGACGGCAAAATTGCTTGACAGGCAGCGAGGCTTGCGCTAATAACGCTGATTCACAACATCTCTGTTGCTGTCATCCGGCGGCAGTGCCGCTGATCCGGGATCATGGCTTGCGCGGGCAAGCCCAACATAGTGGAGGAATACCGTGGCCAACCATAAGTCAGCCATCAAACGTCACAAACAGAGCCTCAACAGGGCCGCCCGCAACCGTGCCGCCCGTACCCGCGTGAAAAGCGCCATCAAGGATGTGCGCGCCGCCATCCAGGGCAAGGACAAGAGCTTGGCCGACAACGCCCTGACTCTCGCCACTTCCGTGTTGGCCAAGGCCGCCGGAAAGGGTGCTCTGCATTGGAAAAAGGCCGCGCGTAAGATCTCGCGTCTGGCCCGCGCCGTTAACGGCATTGAAGCTGAATAAAACGGTGTAATGTCTTTTGCCGTTTGTCTTCGGACTTTCGGCAGGGCATGGTTTATGTGGATGCCGCCAAGGCGGTAGTAGATTTGAAAATTTATCCGGCATGCAAGCAAAAATAGTTACAAAAAATTCTTGACGAAGCATGCCGCTTAGTATAGTTTCCTTTGTTACGCGCTCGTAGCTCAGCTGGATAGAGCAACAGGCTACGAACCTGTAGGTCAGGAGTTCGAATCTCTTCGGGCGCACCATAAAATGTTCGAGAGTCCGGATATGATATCCGGGCTCTTTTCATTTTGTCTGCGGTTCCGGCAAGATCGGCGACCATATATGCAGCCGCCGTAACGGCTGTGGTTTTTCGGAAAGTTCTGCTCCGAAAGGCAGAGACGGCCCGCACCCTCCAAGATTGAGGGGACGGGCCGTCTTTTGATACGGTTAACATTGCCGCTTGCAGCGTGTTACGCGGGGCGCAGGGCCTCCAGGCGCTGACGGACGATGCTCACGGGGTGCAGGCAGGGCAGGCCGCTGCCGTGCAGAATCTGCACGCGGCAGGTGCCGCATTCGGAAGCGGCGATATGGGCCCCGCTTTCGCGCACGGCTTTGAAAAGAGCCGCGCCGATCTCCTGGCCGATGTCGTATTTTTCTTTTTTGAAACCATAACTGCCGGAGATGCCGCAGCACCCGGCATCGGCATTCCGGACCATGACGCCCGGCAGGCGGCGCAGCAGCTCCAGACCCGGCAGGCCGTTGCCCTGGGCGCGCAAATGGCAGGGCGCGTGGTAGATGACGCGCAGTTCGGGCAGGCAAGCGCCTGCCGTTTTGGCGTCCAGTTGCAATTCGCCGCGTTCCGCGCAGTCCAGCAGAAATTCCTGGGCGTCCTCCAGCGGGGTAGCGCCGTGCTTTTCAGCCATGTCCGGGAAAAATTCCGGCAGGTCGGTACGGAACATCAGGGCGCAGCTGGGGCAGCCCGTGATGACCGGAATGCCCTGTTCACGCCAGCGGGCCAGCGCGGCAAGGTTGCGGTCCGCATTGGCGCGAGCGTCCTGCCAGAAGCCGTTGGCGATCATGGGCAGACCGCAGCAGACGAAATCGTCCGGCACAATGACCTCATACCCGGC is a genomic window containing:
- the rpsT gene encoding 30S ribosomal protein S20 — encoded protein: MANHKSAIKRHKQSLNRAARNRAARTRVKSAIKDVRAAIQGKDKSLADNALTLATSVLAKAAGKGALHWKKAARKISRLARAVNGIEAE
- a CDS encoding anaerobic glycerol-3-phosphate dehydrogenase subunit C, which translates into the protein MSVRINPDKCIACTTCVVHCPVAEATPKFLGPRMIGPAYERFRLLGLAEDPSLHYCANCKNCDISCPHDVPVSSINMLARAEQCKQQSPGLRDWVLAHGELQARWLRLIPAGLKNFGMLNPVTRALLDALGIDKRAPLPRFAAQTFRQQMRNIRQPAQTRKAVFFPGCYVDVYDPRTGLDMVWALNRAGYEVIVPDDFVCCGLPMIANGFWQDARANADRNLAALARWREQGIPVITGCPSCALMFRTDLPEFFPDMAEKHGATPLEDAQEFLLDCAERGELQLDAKTAGACLPELRVIYHAPCHLRAQGNGLPGLELLRRLPGVMVRNADAGCCGISGSYGFKKEKYDIGQEIGAALFKAVRESGAHIAASECGTCRVQILHGSGLPCLHPVSIVRQRLEALRPA